A DNA window from Gillisia sp. Hel1_33_143 contains the following coding sequences:
- the rfbB gene encoding dTDP-glucose 4,6-dehydratase, which produces MIKKIDNLNPIKILITGGAGFIGSHVVRRFVKKYPEYEIYNLDSLTYAGNLENLQDIENEKNYHFLRVDISNAEKIDDIFHTYKFNKIIHLAAESHVDRSIHDPSIFLKTNVIGTVNLLNAARNTWSKASGNNLFYHISTDEVFGTLGEEGLFTETTPYKPNSPYSASKASSDHFVRAYGETYNLPYIISNCSNNYGPNQFPEKLIPLFIKNIIESKPLPVYGDGNYTRDWLYVIDHAKAIDLAFHKGENKSSYNIGGFNEYKNIDLVKLLCSKMDEKLNRNQGASENLINYIKDRPGHDKRYAIDASKIYQDLGWKPSVTFEIGLEKTIDWYLNNEEWLNRLTSGKYKDYYLNKYPNK; this is translated from the coding sequence ATGATAAAGAAAATCGACAATTTAAATCCAATTAAGATATTAATTACTGGGGGTGCTGGGTTTATAGGTTCTCATGTTGTGCGTCGTTTTGTCAAAAAATATCCTGAATATGAAATTTATAACTTAGATTCTTTGACTTATGCCGGAAATTTAGAAAATCTTCAAGATATTGAAAATGAAAAAAATTATCATTTTCTAAGGGTAGATATTAGTAATGCTGAGAAAATAGATGATATATTTCATACCTATAAATTTAATAAAATTATTCACCTAGCAGCAGAATCTCATGTGGATCGATCGATTCATGATCCTTCAATATTTTTGAAAACAAACGTGATCGGGACTGTAAATTTACTAAATGCTGCAAGAAATACTTGGTCTAAGGCTTCTGGAAATAATTTATTCTATCATATTAGTACAGATGAAGTGTTTGGAACTTTAGGCGAAGAGGGTTTGTTCACAGAAACAACTCCATATAAACCAAATTCTCCATATTCCGCGTCTAAGGCAAGTTCTGATCATTTCGTAAGAGCATATGGAGAAACTTATAATTTGCCATATATCATTTCAAATTGCTCCAACAATTATGGTCCAAATCAGTTTCCTGAAAAATTGATTCCACTTTTTATCAAGAATATTATTGAGAGTAAACCATTGCCTGTTTATGGAGATGGAAATTATACAAGAGACTGGTTATATGTTATAGATCATGCAAAAGCAATTGATCTAGCTTTTCATAAAGGCGAAAATAAATCTTCCTATAATATAGGTGGGTTTAATGAATATAAGAACATTGATCTTGTAAAATTGCTTTGTTCTAAAATGGATGAAAAATTAAATAGAAATCAAGGAGCATCTGAAAATTTAATTAATTATATTAAAGATAGACCAGGTCATGACAAAAGATACGCTATTGATGCCTCAAAAATTTATCAAGATTTAGGATGGAAGCCATCTGTAACTTTTGAAATAGGATTAGAGAAAACAATTGACTGGTACTTGAATAATGAGGAATGGTTAAATCGTTTAACTTCCGGAAAATATAAGGATTATTATTTAAATAAATACCCTAACAAATAA
- the rfbA gene encoding glucose-1-phosphate thymidylyltransferase RfbA, with protein MKGIILAGGTGTRLYPITKAISKQLLPIYDKPMIYYPLSVLMLAGMREVLIISTPEDLPNFKKLLGDGKELGMKFSFEEQLSPDGLAQAFIIGEEFIGEDDVCLILGDNIFYGQGFTSMLKKAVENSKNKKATVFGYYVNDPHRYGVVDFNGIGEVKSIEEKPINPKSNYAVTGIYFYPNSVIKIAKSVNPSERGELEITSVNQKYLAEEKLEVVLMGRGFAWLDTGTHESFLEASNFVHTIEKRQGLKIACIEEIAYRNGFINKDQLIRSGKYYSKNKYGEYLMKIANGII; from the coding sequence GTGAAAGGAATAATATTAGCAGGAGGAACCGGAACTAGGCTCTATCCTATAACAAAGGCAATTTCTAAACAGCTATTGCCCATTTATGATAAACCGATGATCTATTATCCTTTATCTGTCTTAATGTTAGCAGGAATGCGCGAAGTTTTAATAATTTCTACCCCCGAAGATCTTCCCAATTTTAAAAAGTTGTTAGGAGATGGAAAAGAGTTGGGGATGAAATTTTCTTTTGAAGAACAACTATCTCCCGATGGCTTGGCCCAAGCCTTTATTATCGGGGAAGAATTTATCGGGGAAGATGACGTGTGTTTGATATTGGGAGATAATATTTTTTACGGACAAGGGTTCACGAGCATGCTCAAAAAAGCAGTAGAAAATTCCAAAAATAAAAAAGCAACCGTCTTTGGGTATTACGTAAACGATCCACATAGATATGGAGTTGTAGATTTTAATGGTATAGGTGAAGTTAAGAGTATAGAAGAGAAGCCAATTAATCCGAAAAGTAACTATGCAGTAACGGGCATTTATTTTTATCCAAATTCAGTTATTAAAATAGCAAAATCTGTAAATCCTAGCGAGCGCGGGGAATTAGAAATAACGAGTGTGAACCAGAAATATTTAGCTGAAGAGAAATTAGAAGTGGTATTAATGGGTAGAGGATTTGCCTGGCTAGATACAGGGACTCACGAATCTTTTTTAGAAGCTTCTAACTTTGTACATACTATAGAAAAACGACAGGGATTGAAAATAGCTTGTATAGAAGAGATTGCATATCGCAATGGTTTTATTAATAAAGATCAACTCATTAGAAGTGGAAAATACTATTCTAAAAACAAATACGGTGAGTACTTAATGAAAATAGCAAATGGAATTATTTGA
- a CDS encoding DegT/DnrJ/EryC1/StrS family aminotransferase, whose amino-acid sequence MIPVTKTFLPPREEYQSKLKVIWESNQLTNGGELLFQLQSEIKGYLNIENVILTTNGTLPIQIALKILAKKGEVITTPFSYVATTSSIVWENCIPVFVDIDPEYWTIDENKIEAAITKNTTAILATHVFGNPCNIDKISAIARKFNLNVIYDAAHCFGVKYQGDSIFNFGDVCTCSFHATKLFHTGEGGALFSRNDQLYKQLFYSHNFGHDGALNYHGLGINAKMSELQAAMGLSVLPYVGQLIAIRKVLVDKYNDSLFFHRIRSIKLREHTEWNYSYYPIVFQNEEKLIEAEKLLNENEIYPRRYFYPSLNTLSYVTYKKMKISEEISKTILCLPLYASLELTEVVKISNLINSVI is encoded by the coding sequence ATGATTCCAGTTACTAAAACATTTTTACCTCCTAGAGAGGAGTATCAGTCTAAATTGAAAGTGATTTGGGAAAGTAATCAATTAACAAATGGCGGTGAATTATTGTTTCAATTGCAATCTGAAATCAAGGGTTATCTAAATATTGAAAATGTAATCCTTACCACAAATGGAACTTTGCCTATTCAGATTGCATTGAAAATATTAGCAAAAAAAGGAGAAGTAATTACAACACCCTTTAGCTATGTGGCCACCACATCTTCTATCGTTTGGGAGAATTGTATTCCGGTATTTGTAGATATCGATCCTGAATATTGGACAATTGATGAGAATAAGATCGAAGCTGCAATCACTAAAAATACAACAGCTATTCTTGCTACTCATGTATTTGGAAATCCATGTAATATAGATAAGATTTCTGCTATCGCAAGAAAATTTAACCTGAATGTAATATACGATGCAGCACACTGCTTTGGAGTAAAATATCAGGGTGATTCTATTTTCAATTTTGGTGATGTTTGCACCTGTAGTTTTCATGCAACTAAACTTTTTCATACTGGAGAAGGTGGAGCATTATTCTCTAGGAATGATCAACTTTATAAACAACTATTTTATAGTCATAATTTTGGTCATGATGGGGCTTTGAATTATCACGGCTTAGGAATTAATGCAAAAATGAGTGAATTGCAAGCAGCTATGGGATTATCAGTTTTGCCTTATGTCGGTCAACTTATTGCTATTAGAAAAGTGCTAGTAGATAAATACAATGATAGCCTTTTTTTTCATAGAATAAGGTCTATAAAACTTAGGGAGCACACAGAATGGAATTATAGTTATTATCCAATAGTTTTTCAAAATGAAGAAAAGTTGATAGAAGCTGAGAAGCTCTTGAATGAAAATGAGATCTATCCACGTCGTTATTTTTACCCATCCTTAAACACTTTAAGTTATGTAACGTATAAGAAGATGAAAATTTCTGAAGAAATATCAAAAACCATTTTATGTTTACCCTTATATGCAAGTCTAGAGTTAACTGAAGTTGTTAAGATATCAAATCTAATTAATAGTGTTATTTGA
- a CDS encoding lipopolysaccharide biosynthesis protein: MSLKKQATFGLVWTYAQQFGNQLVGFGVSIILARLLTPAEFGLIGMIAIFVAVGNTLLHSGLNKSLIRSEDLNNEDYSTIFYYNLIVSLIIYFLIFITAPYIAIFYEQPKLTGILRVYCLSFIVTAFSAVQLARLTKKLDFKTQTIISIPSAIVGGGIGIYMAFAGYGVWSLVWSSLFSSILNTVQLWIYSKWSPELCFNTHKFRSHFKYGYKLTISELLDKVFSNIFLIVIGKYFSPAQVGFYTRAETMKQLPVNNLTNALDRVTFPLFVVIQNDDVQLKRVYKKLIKIVVFVLTPVLTFLAVLAEPTFSLLFTDKWLPAVPYFQILCITGVLLPLHSYNLNILNVKGRSDLFLKIEVLKKGLILITLLITVRLGIIPMLIGQVIISILAFFVNAQYTGKFIGYSAIQQLKDVLPTFLLSIIVGAIVFFLDRYQLNSNFDIIRVLMGGIIGLSLYLLSAFLLKFESLNELYNLILKK; encoded by the coding sequence ATGTCATTAAAAAAGCAGGCGACATTTGGGTTGGTTTGGACGTATGCACAGCAATTTGGAAATCAACTCGTTGGTTTTGGTGTTTCCATTATACTTGCAAGATTATTAACCCCAGCAGAATTTGGTTTGATTGGGATGATAGCAATTTTCGTAGCAGTAGGGAATACGCTATTGCATAGTGGTCTGAATAAATCTTTAATAAGGAGCGAAGATCTTAATAATGAAGATTACAGTACTATTTTTTACTACAATTTGATTGTAAGTCTTATAATTTACTTTCTAATTTTTATAACAGCACCGTATATTGCAATATTTTATGAGCAGCCCAAGCTTACGGGGATTCTACGAGTTTATTGCCTATCATTTATAGTAACAGCTTTTTCTGCAGTTCAGTTAGCTAGACTAACGAAAAAATTAGATTTTAAAACACAAACTATTATTTCAATTCCATCAGCGATTGTAGGAGGAGGTATTGGGATATATATGGCATTTGCCGGGTATGGTGTCTGGAGTTTGGTTTGGAGTAGTTTATTCTCTTCAATACTAAATACTGTGCAGTTGTGGATATATTCAAAATGGAGTCCAGAGTTATGTTTTAATACTCATAAATTTAGAAGTCATTTTAAATATGGGTATAAATTAACAATATCCGAACTATTGGATAAAGTTTTTAGTAACATTTTTCTAATTGTAATTGGAAAATATTTTTCTCCTGCACAGGTAGGTTTCTATACTAGGGCAGAAACGATGAAACAATTGCCTGTCAACAATTTAACAAACGCATTAGATCGTGTGACTTTCCCGTTATTTGTTGTAATTCAGAATGATGATGTGCAGTTAAAACGAGTTTATAAAAAGCTAATTAAAATTGTGGTCTTTGTTCTGACTCCCGTATTAACTTTTTTAGCAGTTTTAGCAGAACCAACTTTTAGCTTATTATTTACAGATAAATGGCTACCTGCTGTTCCGTATTTTCAGATTCTTTGTATAACTGGAGTTCTCTTACCTCTACATTCTTACAATCTCAATATCCTAAATGTAAAAGGTCGAAGTGATCTATTTTTAAAAATAGAAGTTTTAAAAAAGGGATTAATTCTAATAACATTACTTATAACGGTCCGCTTAGGAATTATTCCAATGCTCATAGGACAAGTTATAATCTCTATTTTGGCTTTCTTTGTAAATGCGCAATATACTGGTAAGTTTATTGGTTACTCTGCTATTCAACAATTGAAAGATGTATTACCAACCTTTTTATTATCTATTATAGTCGGAGCTATAGTTTTCTTTTTAGATAGATATCAGTTAAATTCTAATTTTGACATTATAAGAGTTTTAATGGGAGGTATTATAGGACTATCGCTATATCTATTATCGGCTTTTCTCTTGAAGTTTGAAAGCCTAAATGAATTATATAATTTGATCTTAAAGAAATGA